A single Streptomyces sp. Edi2 DNA region contains:
- a CDS encoding antibiotic biosynthesis monooxygenase, producing MFDLIVIAHVPKAEDITPVADALARMRPLCLAEDGCVSWEAYHSHEDPARFVLVERWATRERWETHDAGEAIQKIYVPEIMPRIEREVHPSTPVRL from the coding sequence ATGTTCGACCTCATCGTCATCGCGCACGTCCCCAAGGCCGAAGACATCACTCCGGTCGCTGACGCCCTGGCCCGAATGCGCCCGCTGTGCCTTGCCGAGGACGGCTGCGTCAGTTGGGAGGCTTACCACTCGCACGAGGATCCGGCACGCTTCGTCCTGGTCGAGCGCTGGGCGACTCGGGAGCGCTGGGAGACCCACGATGCCGGCGAAGCCATCCAGAAGATCTACGTGCCCGAGATCATGCCGCGCATCGAGCGTGAGGTGCACCCGAGCACTCCGGTACGACTCTGA
- a CDS encoding MFS transporter: MTQAPTTSTDSVSGEIGDARPWLVRLGLLLESGPQRELALAGFVNQLGTAAFLATVPLYALRVIHLSIGQVGLGLSVAGVVGLIAGIPVGHLADRRGPKAIFLITLLIQALSMTSLLFADSLWPFVLAVAVTDLAGSSGGAARGPMIRRFGGDEVPKFRSYLRSVAMLASTFGALAAGAVVQIGSDFAYRALIFANALTFIGSAAVLVKLPKLEPLPSPRKEDRWIALKDKPYVVFVVLDGIMWIQSEVLSFALPLWVVLHTDAPRWFAGLAIAVNTVMVVFLQIRTSHGIKGGTVAGRAIRRAGLAFLIGMAVIAAASGVPGWVAVTIMMVGVAIHTVGSLWHAAGSLELRFRLAPAHAQGQYSGVFGMGMGLCYVVAPSLLGLLCVTWGAPGWLVMGGVFVAAGLAMPYVIQWAGRSREIVGIAD; encoded by the coding sequence GTGACTCAAGCCCCCACCACGTCAACCGACAGCGTCTCTGGGGAAATCGGTGACGCACGCCCCTGGCTGGTACGGCTAGGGCTGCTGCTGGAGTCCGGACCTCAACGGGAACTGGCTCTCGCCGGCTTCGTCAACCAGCTCGGCACCGCGGCCTTCCTGGCGACCGTGCCGCTGTACGCCCTGCGGGTGATCCATCTGTCCATCGGGCAAGTCGGCCTCGGCCTCAGTGTCGCGGGGGTGGTCGGTCTGATCGCCGGCATCCCGGTAGGTCATCTCGCCGACCGCCGCGGCCCGAAGGCCATCTTTCTGATCACTCTGTTGATCCAGGCCCTTTCCATGACGTCGTTGCTGTTCGCCGACTCGTTATGGCCGTTCGTCCTCGCTGTGGCCGTGACGGACCTCGCCGGCTCGTCCGGCGGTGCGGCACGTGGCCCGATGATCCGCCGCTTCGGCGGTGACGAGGTACCGAAGTTCCGCTCCTACCTGAGATCGGTGGCCATGCTCGCCAGCACATTCGGCGCGCTGGCGGCCGGTGCGGTGGTACAGATCGGCAGCGACTTCGCCTACCGCGCCCTCATCTTCGCCAACGCGCTGACATTCATCGGCAGTGCCGCCGTCCTGGTCAAGCTGCCGAAGCTCGAACCCCTGCCGTCCCCGCGCAAGGAGGACCGGTGGATCGCGCTCAAGGACAAGCCGTACGTGGTTTTCGTCGTGCTCGATGGCATCATGTGGATCCAGAGCGAGGTGCTGTCGTTCGCCCTGCCACTGTGGGTGGTCCTGCACACGGACGCACCACGGTGGTTCGCCGGTCTGGCGATCGCCGTCAACACCGTGATGGTGGTGTTCCTGCAGATCCGGACCAGTCACGGGATCAAGGGCGGCACGGTCGCCGGCCGGGCCATCCGCCGCGCAGGGCTGGCGTTCCTGATCGGCATGGCGGTCATCGCCGCAGCCTCCGGAGTACCCGGCTGGGTCGCGGTGACGATCATGATGGTCGGCGTCGCCATTCACACGGTGGGCTCACTGTGGCATGCGGCCGGATCGCTGGAGCTGCGGTTCCGGCTGGCTCCCGCACACGCCCAGGGCCAGTACTCCGGAGTGTTCGGCATGGGCATGGGCCTGTGCTACGTCGTCGCACCGAGCCTGCTGGGCCTGCTCTGTGTGACCTGGGGGGCGCCCGGCTGGCTCGTGATGGGTGGTGTGTTCGTCGCAGCTGGTCTCGCCATGCCGTACGTGATCCAGTGGGCGGGCCGCAGCCGCGAGATAGTGGGCATCGCTGACTGA
- a CDS encoding GNAT family N-acetyltransferase — translation MLKMPSRVELRPLTLSDQDEFCSLVQASSELHLPWMQLPATAEEFQVWMRRFDDGSNLGFLVRVRETGAAAGTVNINSIIRGRYQGASLGYAAFAPSAGHGYMTEGLAATLQHAFTDLRLHRLEASIQPANKASLALVQRLGFRYEGVSPAYLYIDGDWRDHERWSISAPNPWTPDPSLPEV, via the coding sequence ATGCTCAAGATGCCGTCACGGGTCGAACTACGCCCGCTCACCCTCTCCGATCAAGACGAGTTCTGCTCGCTCGTGCAGGCCAGCTCCGAGCTGCACCTGCCATGGATGCAGCTACCCGCGACCGCGGAGGAGTTCCAGGTCTGGATGCGCCGCTTTGACGACGGCAGCAACCTGGGCTTTCTGGTCCGTGTCCGGGAGACCGGCGCAGCCGCCGGCACGGTCAACATCAACTCGATCATCCGGGGCCGGTACCAGGGCGCGTCCCTCGGCTATGCGGCCTTCGCCCCGTCCGCAGGGCACGGGTACATGACCGAAGGGCTCGCTGCCACCCTGCAGCACGCCTTTACCGACCTGCGGCTCCACCGGCTGGAGGCCAGCATTCAGCCGGCGAACAAAGCGTCCCTGGCCTTGGTCCAGCGGCTGGGATTCCGCTACGAAGGGGTGTCGCCCGCCTACCTCTACATCGACGGGGACTGGCGAGACCACGAACGCTGGTCCATCAGCGCACCAAACCCCTGGACACCCGATCCATCCCTTCCCGAGGTCTGA
- a CDS encoding S1 RNA-binding domain-containing protein, translating to MVGPSENPELWAFLKSLRYGDILRGTVAAIEPFGVFVALDDGPDHPVFPGVGFIGIPELSWRRFEAASDVVRVGQRVSCAFLQFDTWNAEARLSLRATQPDPFQIFADGIAVGQELQGRVTKLVPFGVFVQVAEAIEGLVHLRELTCTPVDAPEDVVQVGEDVTVVVTEIDRECRRLFLSRRQSPSGLR from the coding sequence ATGGTCGGGCCGTCCGAGAACCCAGAGCTCTGGGCGTTTCTGAAATCACTGCGTTACGGCGACATCCTTCGGGGCACCGTCGCTGCGATCGAACCGTTCGGTGTGTTCGTGGCACTGGACGACGGACCTGACCACCCGGTCTTCCCCGGCGTCGGGTTCATCGGGATACCCGAACTGTCCTGGCGACGCTTCGAAGCGGCCTCGGATGTCGTTCGGGTCGGACAGCGCGTTTCGTGTGCGTTCCTCCAATTCGACACATGGAACGCAGAGGCCAGGCTGTCCTTGCGAGCGACGCAGCCTGACCCCTTCCAGATATTCGCCGACGGCATTGCCGTGGGCCAGGAACTACAGGGACGGGTCACCAAACTGGTGCCGTTCGGCGTCTTCGTTCAGGTCGCCGAGGCAATCGAGGGGCTTGTCCACCTGCGAGAGCTCACCTGCACCCCCGTGGATGCTCCAGAGGATGTCGTCCAAGTCGGTGAGGACGTTACGGTCGTCGTCACGGAGATCGACCGAGAATGCCGCAGACTGTTCCTGTCCCGGCGACAGAGTCCATCCGGCCTCCGGTGA